The Pseudomonas moraviensis genome contains the following window.
GACAAGTTGGTCTTGCGTTCACCGACCGTGGGCGACGTGCGAGCGGCCAACCGTGAGGTGGGTGGCGATGATGAGCAGCGCGAGCTGGTGTTGTTTGCTGCGTTGTCCGGCGCGTCGGTTGGGGATCTGGAGGGGCTGAAGCTGAAGGATTTTAACCGCTTACAGGCTGGCTATTTTCGCATGGACAACGACGACGGGCTTTAACCCCAGCGTGATCAAGTCGGCGGCGAAACGTCTGGCGGCGGAAACCGGGTTTTCCGCCGCCGAGATCCAGTCGATGCCGTTCGCGGACATGGTGTGGTGGCTCACGGATTGAGCTGCCACCGGTAGTGCTGGGCACATGAGGGCCATGACATGGCAAACAAACTCGCCCTCGGGCTGGTGATCGGCGGTGCCGTCAGTTCCACGGTCGGCACCGCGTTCAAGGATGTGACCGGGCGCATCAAGCGCCTCGAGGCAGAAGGCAACAAAGCGCGCGTGCTGCAGCGCACGATTGGCGACACCATCCGCCTGCGCGAAGAATGGAAAAAGGCTCACGAAACCGGCGCTGCCGGCGCGTCCAAATTGCTCAACCGTCTGAACTCGAACCTCGACAGCTTGAAAAAGCAGGGGGTCGAGGTCGGCCGGCTGGAAAAAGCCTATCGCTCGATGGGTCAGACGGCCAACAAAGCTGAGCTGAAAGCCAAGGGGCATCAGCAGATTGATTCCGGCGTGAAGGGCATGAAGGGCGCCGTCGGTGCGGCGGTGGTCGGTTTAGGTGCCATGGCGGTACCGACCAAAGTCAGCGCGGATTTTGGTGCCATTGTGCGTGACATCGCGATCAAGGCCGGTATTGCCAACAAGCCGCAAGAGCAGGAGATGTCGCGCAAGATCATCAACACTTCACGCGACACCGGCATGGCGCGCAACGATGTTGCCGACGTGGTCAATCAGTTGGTCGGCGCCGGTATGGACCTGAGCAAGGCGCTGGAATACGCGCCTGTCGCGGCCAAGTTTGTCGTGGGGCAGGGATCCAGCGGTGTCGACACGGCGAAGATGATCAACGCCCTGGGGCAGAACGCCAAGATCACCGATCCCAAGCAGATGCAGCAGGCGCTGGAAGCGATCGCCTACCAAGGTCAGGCGGGCAGCTTTGAAGCGGCCGACATGGCCAAGTGGTTTCCGGAATTGCTGGCCAACATGGCCAGCAACGGCATCACCGGCCTGGATGCAGTGACGCAATTGGGCGCCATGCTGCAGGTCCAGATGAAGCAGGCCGGCAGTTCGGACGAAGCGGCCAACAACCTGAAAAACTGGATGGGCAAAATCGGCTCGACCGATACGGTCAAGGCCTACGAAAAAGCCGGGATTGATTACAAGGGGTCGATGCAGACCGGTTTGCAAAACGGTATGTCGACGCTTGAGACCAGCATGGCGCTGGCTCAGAAGTACATTCAGGCGACCGATCCGGCGCGTGCGGCGAAAATGGCCGAGGCCACGGCAAAGATCAGTGAGCAGGCCGATCCAGAAAAGGCCAAGGCCATGATGGCCTCGCTGGAAGAATCCCTGCGCACTGGCGATCTGTTCGCCGACATGCAGGTCAAGGCCGCACTGTCGGCCTACATGCAGAACAAGGCGCTGTACAGCCAGCTCAAAAACGATTCGCGTGACGCAACCGGGATCCTCGACAAGAACCTCGCCGAGCGGCGTGAGTCGTCATCGCAGAAATGGGCGGAAATGGCCCAGTCGATGGATGACGCCATGCGCAGCATCGGCGATGCGCTGCGCCCGGTGACGGACACCGTGGCCGAGTCGTTGACCAAGGTTACCAAAGGCATTACGTCGCTGACGGATGGCGCGCCCGGGGTGGTTGCCGGTATCGCCACGGTCGGAGCGGGGCTGATCGCCTTAAAAGGCATCTTCAGCACGATCAAGATCAGTAAGGGGCTGCTAAACCTTGCGCGTGGGTCGCGCGGTGGCAGGAATGGGAGCGAAGCCCTAAATAAAAACCCCGGAGAACTTGATCTGGTAGCGACTGGCCTGGATGTTGTTTCGCTGGTTAAGGACGCGGCAACAGGCGGTGGCCTTGGTACTGACAGTGGTGCAGGTGACGACGGCGTCAAGAAGGTCTTCGTCGTCAATGCCGGCGCTATGGGCGGCGGTGTGGATGCGTCGGGCGAATCGCGTCGACGTGGGCGTGGGTCAAGTCGAAGCGCTCGGCGCCGGTCGTTGCCGAGTTCGAGAGGTCCTCGCCCATCTGTGCCTCGTCCACCTGTTTCGGTCCCATTGTCATCTGCCCCTTCCGTTCCAAGTGGGGCATTGTCCAAGCTCAGCGTCGTCGCAGGAACCGTCGGTAAGGTCGGCAAGGTAGCCAAGGTCATTCCCGGTGGCACGCTGCTGGAGTCCGGCGCGATGGCTTTTGAAACCTTTCAAAACGCCAAGACCAAGGACGAAAAAGCCGAAGGGTACGGTTCGGCCGCCGGCAACCTGGCTGGCACCATGGCCGGTGCAGCAGCAGGCGCCGCCATCGGTTCGGTGGTGCCGATCATCGGCACTGCGATCGGCGGCATGATCGGCGCTTACCTGGGCAGTCAGGGCGGTGCGGCGCTGGGCGGGTCGTTGGGTAAGTCGCTGTTCGGCGGTGAGGATGAAAAGCCCGAGCAAACGGCAAAGGCGCCGGTACCGGCTACGCCGCTCATGCTGATGTCAGCGGCGCAGCAAGGCCCGGTGCTGGGGGATGTCACGCGCTCGATGGCGGTGACGGCACCGCTCAAGTCGGCGACGCTGGCCATCCAGCCCAAGGAGGCGGCGAAGCCGGAGCCGGCCAAGGTGGATCAGCAGTTTCAGTATTCGCTGAGCATGCCGGTCACGGTGCAGGGGGATGTCAAAGACCCTCAGCGCCTCGCGCAGGATCTCATGCCGCACATGCAGCGAATGATGGCGGACGCGGCGAAGACTAACGCTGCCAAGCTGTACGACGAACCCCATGTTTAAGGAGGTTTCATGGCTTACATGGAGCAGATGCAATCGAGCCTGAAGTATCTGGTCGAGGCAGCGGAAACCGGGCGGCGCAGTGCTGACGGCATGCTGACCCCGGTCAATGGCGCGATCCGCGAACTGACTGGCGCCGCGTCCGAGCTGGAGAACATCCCGTTTGTTGGTCCGGCCATCGGCGCCAAACTGCAGCGGGTGATGCGCGGCGTCGACGCGGCTCAGGCCAAGGTCGGGCAGGTGGTGGCCGTGTACGGCCGCGCCACACGCGCAGCCGCCGAGGTGCAGGATCGGCTGGGCACGTTGAAGGAACAGGCGGATAAGGCGGCCACGGCGATCAACAACGTCGCCGGTAAGGTCAGCCCGTCGCTGGCCAACATCGTGCCCACCAGTTCCTTTGCCGTGGAGGCCACGCCGGCGCCGGAGGCGGTGAAGCCGTTCCCGCATCTGATGATCATTCAGCCGCGCGATCCGAAAACTGAGCCGTACTACTTCAACCTGGACACCGCAGCTTTCGACGAGCTGAGCCGTTCGACCGAATTCCGCTGGGCTTCGCAGGAGCGGCTGACGCGCCGGCCGGCGAAGCAGGCCATCGGTATGGGCGATGAAAAGTTGACGCTCAAGGGCACGATCTATCCGGGCTTCAAGGGCGGTTTAAAGCAGCTCGACACGCTGCGTTCCATTGGTGCCAGGCTACAGCCGCTGACCCTGACCACGGGTTATGGCGAGGTGATCGGAACGTGGTGCCTGAAAAACATCAACGAGGAACAGTCCGCGCTGCTGCACGGCGGGATTGCTCGAAAACAGGGGTTCACTTTGGAGTTCGAGCGCTATGGCGACGACATGCAGAACGTCTGATGGTGACATGCTCGATGTCATTTGCAACAACGTTTACGGCCATCTGAATGGAAGCGTCGAGGCCGTGCTCGATGCCAATCAGGGGTTGGCTGATGAGCCTCAGCCGTTCCGGTTGGGCGTGATCATCGTCCTGCCGGATCTGCCCAGCCCGACCAATGAAGGTGTCAGCTTGTGGGATTGACCCGGGGCGATGCCTTCGCCGGCGCCGCGTCGCGTTACGCGTAACGACACCTTGTTTTTCTGGCCCGCCTTGTGCGGGTTTTTTATTGGAAAAAACCATGACTCCGATGTTTCGCATTGTCGCCGATGGCGCCGATGTCACGGCCAAGATCAATGATCGGTTGTTGTTGCTGCGTACCTCTGACAAGCCGGGCATGGAGTCCGACGAGTTTGAGTTGCGTATCGACGACCGTGATGGGCAAGTGCAATTGCCACGGCGTGGCAGCTCAATCGAGATCTACCTGGGCTATGCCGAAACGACCTTGACGCGTATGGGCAGTTACACCGTCGACACGGTCGAAGTGTCAGGCCCGCCGGACACGATCGTGATCAAGGGCAAGGCCAGCGACATGCGGGGCAGTGGCAAGACCATCCGCAGCGGAAGCTGGGAGGACGTGCCGCTGTCGAAGATCGTGGCTGACGTCGCCGCGCGCAATGGCTGGCAACCGGGGTGTCCGGTATCGACCAAGGTCGCCCGCGTCGACCAGCTCAACGAGTCCGATTTTAATTTCATCACCCGTCTGGCCAAGCAATACGACTGCACAGCCAAGGTCGCCGACAGCAAGCTATTGGTGATGCCGCGCCAAGGTGGCCAGACTGCCAGCGGCAAGGCGTTCGGCGCCATCACACTGACCCGCCGCGACCTCAGCCGCTGGCAATTCAGTCTCGGTGATCGCAACTCACACAAGGCAGTCGCCACCAAGCATCAGAACAAGAAGGACGGCAAGCTGGCGGTGGTCACCATCGACAATGATGACGCTCCGGACGGCCTGCCGGCATTGCATACCGACCGCCATATCTACCCAGATAAGGGCGCTGCTGAAGCGGCGGCCAAGGCCCGTCTTTCGGCGTTCAACCGCTCGACCGCCGATGTGCGGCTTGAGATGCCCGGCCGGACGGACATCTTCGCCGAGCGTCCCATCATCGCTCAGGGTTTCAAGGCCGGGCTTGATGGTGAATACCTGGCGGATTCGGTCGAGCAGGTGTTCA
Protein-coding sequences here:
- a CDS encoding tail protein X, which encodes MATTCRTSDGDMLDVICNNVYGHLNGSVEAVLDANQGLADEPQPFRLGVIIVLPDLPSPTNEGVSLWD
- a CDS encoding phage tail tape measure protein gives rise to the protein MANKLALGLVIGGAVSSTVGTAFKDVTGRIKRLEAEGNKARVLQRTIGDTIRLREEWKKAHETGAAGASKLLNRLNSNLDSLKKQGVEVGRLEKAYRSMGQTANKAELKAKGHQQIDSGVKGMKGAVGAAVVGLGAMAVPTKVSADFGAIVRDIAIKAGIANKPQEQEMSRKIINTSRDTGMARNDVADVVNQLVGAGMDLSKALEYAPVAAKFVVGQGSSGVDTAKMINALGQNAKITDPKQMQQALEAIAYQGQAGSFEAADMAKWFPELLANMASNGITGLDAVTQLGAMLQVQMKQAGSSDEAANNLKNWMGKIGSTDTVKAYEKAGIDYKGSMQTGLQNGMSTLETSMALAQKYIQATDPARAAKMAEATAKISEQADPEKAKAMMASLEESLRTGDLFADMQVKAALSAYMQNKALYSQLKNDSRDATGILDKNLAERRESSSQKWAEMAQSMDDAMRSIGDALRPVTDTVAESLTKVTKGITSLTDGAPGVVAGIATVGAGLIALKGIFSTIKISKGLLNLARGSRGGRNGSEALNKNPGELDLVATGLDVVSLVKDAATGGGLGTDSGAGDDGVKKVFVVNAGAMGGGVDASGESRRRGRGSSRSARRRSLPSSRGPRPSVPRPPVSVPLSSAPSVPSGALSKLSVVAGTVGKVGKVAKVIPGGTLLESGAMAFETFQNAKTKDEKAEGYGSAAGNLAGTMAGAAAGAAIGSVVPIIGTAIGGMIGAYLGSQGGAALGGSLGKSLFGGEDEKPEQTAKAPVPATPLMLMSAAQQGPVLGDVTRSMAVTAPLKSATLAIQPKEAAKPEPAKVDQQFQYSLSMPVTVQGDVKDPQRLAQDLMPHMQRMMADAAKTNAAKLYDEPHV
- a CDS encoding phage tail protein, translated to MAYMEQMQSSLKYLVEAAETGRRSADGMLTPVNGAIRELTGAASELENIPFVGPAIGAKLQRVMRGVDAAQAKVGQVVAVYGRATRAAAEVQDRLGTLKEQADKAATAINNVAGKVSPSLANIVPTSSFAVEATPAPEAVKPFPHLMIIQPRDPKTEPYYFNLDTAAFDELSRSTEFRWASQERLTRRPAKQAIGMGDEKLTLKGTIYPGFKGGLKQLDTLRSIGARLQPLTLTTGYGEVIGTWCLKNINEEQSALLHGGIARKQGFTLEFERYGDDMQNV
- a CDS encoding phage late control D family protein, whose protein sequence is MTPMFRIVADGADVTAKINDRLLLLRTSDKPGMESDEFELRIDDRDGQVQLPRRGSSIEIYLGYAETTLTRMGSYTVDTVEVSGPPDTIVIKGKASDMRGSGKTIRSGSWEDVPLSKIVADVAARNGWQPGCPVSTKVARVDQLNESDFNFITRLAKQYDCTAKVADSKLLVMPRQGGQTASGKAFGAITLTRRDLSRWQFSLGDRNSHKAVATKHQNKKDGKLAVVTIDNDDAPDGLPALHTDRHIYPDKGAAEAAAKARLSAFNRSTADVRLEMPGRTDIFAERPIIAQGFKAGLDGEYLADSVEQVFTQSGWSTTVECNAGKAGKSKGKKKKGPKSPLKVVNIEKQ